CCGTGGCTCTGAAACGGCGGATACAGAGCCTCGCCGCGACGATAGCGGGCCCGGTGGAGCCGGAAGAGGGCAGCCGCCGACAAGTACTGGCAAAACCGCGTGTCGCATTCGTTCGCCCGGCCCGGGTCGACGGGCAGCCGGTCCCAACGGTCATACATGCCTTTGTCGAGGATGTTGCCAACAGCCTCGTCCGATACCGCACCTTCACCGTGCTTTCGCCGCACAGCACCTTTGCGCTGGCCCATGACCGGGTAGACGACAGTTACGCCATGCTGCGGGCGGATTACCGCATCATCTCCACGGTCTTCGACGACAGCCGCATGTCCGTTGCGCTGATCGAGGATGCGAGCGGCGAAATCGTCTGGTCGCTGGAGGCGGTGCTGACAGAGCGGCATATCCACGCCGCCTTCCGGCTGCTCTCCAAACAGGTGGCGGCAGCACTTGCCCGCGAAATCGAGCGGCTGCAGGTGGAGCCCGACCGTAACCACAGCGGCGAAGCCTACCGGCAATTGCTGGAGGGGCAGCAGCTTCTGCGCGGCAAATGCGACCTGCCGCTTCTAAGGAGAGCACGCTCCCTGTTCCGCAAGGCGGTCGATCTCGACCACAGCCTGGCGGTCGCCCGCGCCCGGGTGGCGCAGAGCCTGCAGCTGGAATGGCTGATGCTGGGGGGCAATGACCCCCACCTGCTGCATCGCGCCAAGGCGGAGGCCGATGCCTCCGTCGAGATCGATCCGGCACTTGGCGTCGGGCACTGGATGTGCGCCGTCGTGGCGCTTTACCAGCGGGATTTCGACATATCCGCCGAAAAATTCTTCGAGGCGGAGGCGCTGGCGCCCAACTCCGCCGATCTTCTCCTGCAGCACGCCGATGCGCTCGCCCATTTTGGCGATGCGGAAATTGCCTGGGACAAGTTTCAGCAGGCCATCAACCTCAATCCGCTGGCCCCGGACATCTATTGGTGGGCCGGTGCCAGCATCGCCTTCAAACGTCAGGATTACGGCACGGCGGTGGAACTGTGCGGGCGGATGGAAAATGACGAACCGGCGCTGCGCGTTCTGACCGCAAGCCACGCCCTGCATGGCGATTTGCTCGCCGCCCGCGAAAGCGGCAGCAGGCTTCAGGAAAACTATCCGGGTATGACGGCAAGGGAGATCAGCAGCCTGTCTCCGGACCGAGACCCGATAGCGAATGAACGATTCTATCACGCACTTCGATTAGCCGGGATCAAATAGGAGATATTATGTCCTCGCATTTCTTCATTGTCGGAAAAAAGGGTTTTGGCGTTCTTTTCATTCGCACGGCGCCGCTTCGGGTTGCGTCCGTATCGCATGAAACGATTGCCGCTTATGAAGCCAGCCATCCAGGCGTGGACGGTTACGCCCGCGTGGCTGCCGCCGCAAAGTCTATGCTCGTTCGCCAGGACGGCGAGCCGGAAACGGAACTGGATCAGGTGCAGATTCAGGGCATCGAAGCCCTCGTCGCCGGCGGCGCCGTGGTTTCCGAAGCCGATTTCGCCTTCATCGGCGAAGTGGTCGATGCCGGCTGGGACTTCAACCGCATGGTGCAGGCACCGATCGAAGCGGCTCTGAAGGCTGTCGGCCCGGCGGGTTCCGTCACCGGCGAACTATTCGACGCCATCCTTGCCGACGACAGCAACACGGCGCGCTGATGACGGCCCTCTTGTCTTGACCGGCGCCAATGCTCCAATGTCAGCGACCACGGCATCAGGGCAAGCAGACGCCTCATTTTTCGATCCCGGACTGCTTCGGCGGTTCGGGATTACACGCGTCGGCGATGTGACCGGCCTCGATATTATCGGTATCCCGGTCTGGTTCGCGGCCCGGCCCAATTCGCGCGGTCTCTCCGTCTCGCAGGGCAAGGGGCTTTTTGCCGACCAGGCCCGGCTATCGGCGATCATGGAAGCGATCGAAGGCGCGGTTGCCGAAGAAACCCGCAGGCATGTCACCGCTTTCGGCTCCATCGAGGAGATGCGGAACAAAGGCGTTCCGCTCATTCCCTTCGAAACCGTTGGCCGGATCGATCCGGACGCTCTCGATCTGCGCAAGGAACGCGCCTGGGTGAAGGGAACCTCCATTCGCCAACAACAGGAGGTCTTTGCCCCTTACGAACTCATCGGCATGGACTTCCGTGCGGAGTTCCCATGGGACCGGCAGGCCTTCCGCATGAGCTCGCAAGGGCTCGCTGCCGGGTTCGAGCAGGATCATGCGGTTCTCCATGCCCTGCTCGAACTCATTGAAAACGACGCCAGCTTTCTCGTCGATACGTTCGAAACGCGCGCCATAACGCCGCAACCGTTTCTCCTTTCGGCAGGAATGGACTCGCTCCTCGATGATCTCATTCAACATCTTTCGAATATCGGCCTGCCGCCCTCCTTCTTCGATCTGACAAATGCGCTTGGCGTGCCGGTGGTGATGGCGAGCCTGCCCCGCTCGCTTCAGGCTGAGGACGGTCCGGCCACCCGCAGCGCCGCGGGTGCGGCCTGCCGCCCGAACACCCACGCCGCCGCCATGGCCGCGCTGCTGGAGGCGATCCAGTCGCGGCTGACCGATATCAGCGGCGCTAGGGACGACCTCTCCCCGCTGCGCTATCAACGCGACCTGTCAACATCGGGCCCCACGGCCTCCCGTGCGCAGCCGTTGCGGCAGATGCCAGCCGATCTCAATTTTCCAGAAAGCGATCTATCTCTGCCGCCATGGCGCCAGCTGGCGGAGCACCTTTTCGCCCGCGGTATCGAGGATATCCATGTCTTTCCGCTGGAAACGGAGGTCTCTGGCCTGCATGTTGTCAGGATTCTGGCCAGCGGCCTCGCCCCGGCCGGCGGCGGCCTGCAACACATCTCGCCACGCACGCTCGATCACCTTTTAAATCTTGGAGGTACCTGATGCAGCCGGTGGTTTTTGCAGGACCGTCCATCCACGGCATTGCAGATGAACATCTCTCCGGCCTCGATCGTCGCGGACCGGCGGCCTGCGGTGATATTTTCGATGCGGTGCGGCAAGGTGCGCGGACGATCGGGCTGATCGACGGTCTCTACGGCGATTGCGCCGCCGTATGGCACAAGGAAATCCTGTTTGCATTGTCGAGCGGTATCGCGGTTTTCGGCGCCGCCAGCATGGGGGCGCTGAGGGCGGCGGAATGTGAAGCCTTCGGCATGATCGGCATAGGCGATATCTTCGAAGCCTATCGCGACAGCCACCGTGTTTCCGATGCTGACGTGGCGGTGAGCCACGCGCCCGGCGAACTCGGCTATCGCCCGCTGACGATCGCTTTGGTCGATGCCGAGGCCACGCTCGCCGCCTGCGGTGATGCCATCACCCCCGAAGAATACGACGCGCTCGCCTCTGCCGCGCGCACCCTGCATTTTACCCGCAGGACCTGGCGCGCCGTCGCCGCTGAAGCGGGTCTCGGCCCCCCAACGGCAAATCTGCTCGCCGCCAACGCGGTATCCACCAAACGAAACGATGCAGCCAGACTTCTGGCGGCGCTCAAGGGGGAGCCGTTGCCATCCCCGGTGCCGCAATCGTGGAAACTGCAGAACACCCTGTTTTTCCAGCAATTGGCTGCACGGCGGGTAGCGGGAGAAGAAGCGTCTTGACCATCGCCGGTTCCCCGCCACTGGTGCCCGATTGCGGCGGTTTGATCCGCACGGTCGCGCTGGCATTGCCGGCCGCTTTTTTTGCTAGAAGCGGGGTAGAGGACACCGTTTCGCCGCTCGTCCCAATCGGTAACCTGCTCTCGGCCCTGCCTTCTGATATCATTGCCATTCTTGTGATCGATAGCGCCTCTCTTGCCTCGGCACGAAACTGGCTCTCCAGCCTGCCAATCCGCTGCATCTCCGAACTTGTGCCCCTCTCTGGAAACGACAACGTCATCCCGCATCCGTGGATACAGGACATGTTCCATGTGCGGGCAAGCGATCGCGGACGGGGAACTGCACCGGAACTTGTCCTGGCGGCGGAAAATGGGGTCGGCCCCGGTCTGGCCGAGCATCTCGGAGCGGCAGTCACGCATTCGGATGTAACCCTGGCTGGCGGCAACCAGCTTATTGGCGCGGATTTTCGGCTGGTGGGCCATTCCAGCCTTGTTGAAAACAGCGGGATCGGAAGGACGACGGCCGTCTCCGCATATCGGCGACGGAAAATTGAGGCTCTCGACGGCAGAAGCGTGCACAGTTTCGGATATCGGCCGCAAGACCTCGGCAATGTCCCTTTCGATCTTCTGGCGATACCGGTCGACCCCGCAGCACTCGAGGGAAAGATGCACCAGTGCGGTTTCCACGTTGATCAGTTCGTTTCCGTTACCGGTCTCGAATACGGTGGCCGTCCGCTCCTGCTCGTCGCCGATCCTGTCGCGCATGGTGGATGTAATGTCCGTGTTGCAACCGAGCTGAAACGAAAACTGGACGCCTCGGCCCTCTCGCTTGCACGGCAGGGTTTTGCGATTGAACGCAACCCCATTCCGGTTGCGCCTGCTATCGATACCAATAAATGCCTGCCCAGACTTTACAACAATGTCGTTCTTGAAAATGTCACACGTTCCGGTCAGAAACGGCCATTCGTCTGGATTCCGCATTTCTGCGATACTGAAACGCTTGAGGAGTTCGATACGGTGAACCGGAAAATCTGGGACGGGCTGGGCTTTCAGCCTATTGGCGTAGCCGGATGGAGCCACCTTTCAAGCCGCAACGGCGCGTTGCGCTGTGCAATAAAGATCGTCGATCGCGATTCAGACACAAGATTATGAATGGAAAACCCTGGCGCTTTGTCAATAAAGGTTCACAATACCCGTGGAAATTGTATTGAATGTATACCTTCAACAATATTAATTGACGATCATCGAATTTAATAACCTCAACAGGAGGATTTTGTAATGCAAGCCAAACTACCCAGCCCGATCGATGTCCATGTGGGCACGCAGATCAGAATGCGCCGCAAATCGCTTGGCATGAGCCAGAGTGCGCTGGCCGGGCGATTGGGCATCACTTTCCAGCAGGTCCAGAAGTATGAAAAGGGCGCCAACCGCGTCGGCGCGTCCCGTCTGCAGGCCATTGCGTCGATCCTCGGTGTCGAGGTCAGCTCCCTGTTCGCCAATGCCACGCCCGATGGCGGAGCCGCCAACCCGGCGCTTGGCACGATCAATGCCATGCAGACCTTCGTGGCCTCGAATGAAGGGTTTTCGCTCAATCAGGCCTTTTCGCGCATCAAGAGTGTGGCCGTGCGCAGAAGCATCGTTGCCCTCGTGACATCGCTCGCCGCAAGCGAAACGGCTGAAAATGCCGGCACGCCGACGGACAAAAGCGACGATTGACGCAGGTGTGACGCTCGCGTGACGCTCGATGTGGTCGAAAATGAATAACGCGGGATCAACGCGTTTTCATACTGTCGACTGTCGAGAGGGAACCATGGTGGCGTCTACCACAGCAGTAGTTGAAGAGGACAATGCGGACGAGATTCTGGCGCTCGGGCGGATGGTTTCCTATCTCTGCCAGCGCTCCAAATCTCTGGAACTGGGCATGTCGACCTATTTTCTGGAAATGGCATTGTTATCGCTGGCCCAGGACATCAATCAGCACGGTTTGCCACAGGCCGGCGCAGAGATGAACGGCAGCGGTTTCGCACACGCCGAACTACATTAAAACGACCGCATTTTAAACGACCGCGTCTGCAATTGCGCAGAGCCGCAGACATTTTTCGTCTGCGGTTCCGGCTGGGCTGAAACACACCGGACGCATATATTTTATAATCAACCCCAAGAACTTTTGTTCCTAGCGTTTGTCGAGGCCCGGTTTTTACCGGGCCTCGATTTATATCGGAAGTAAAGACTGCCAAATCCCGTCATCAGGAGACGACCGCGCCCGGACCCGCCACCGCGCCTGCCGGTACCTTGCCCAGAATGATCATACCGAGAACCTCGTCTTTGGTGACATCTTCGGTTCGCGCATGACCGACCACCTTGCCGTTTTTCATGACGAACACCCGGTCGGCAAGATCGAAGACGTCATGGATATCGTGGCTGATGAGGAAGATGCCGATGCCCTGCCGTTTCAGTTCCTTGACGAGATCCCCCACCTGCGCCGTTTCCTGCGGCCCGAGCGCTGCCGTCGGCTCATCCATGATGAGGATACGGGCGTCGAACAGAATAGCGCGGGCAATGGCGACCGACTGGCGCTGACCGCCTGAGAGCGCCTTCACCGGCTCCTTGAATCGCCGGAAATTGGGGTTGAGGCGTCCCATCACCTCGCGAGCCGAGGCTTCCATGGCGACATCGTCAAGCGTGCCCCATTTCGTCTTCAGCTCGCGGCCGAGATAAAGATTGGCCGCCGCATCGACATTATCGGCCACCGCCAGCGTCTGGTAGATGGTTTCGATGCCGTATTTCTTGGCGTCGCGGGGATTGCGGATATCCGCATCCTCGCCATTGATGAGGATTTCGCCCCCATCGCGCCTATATGCGCCGGACAATATCTTGATGAGCGTCGATTTGCCCGCGCCGTTATGGCCGAGAAGGGCTACCACCTCGCCGGGGAAAAGATCGACTGAGGCGTTTTCCACCGCATGGATACCGCCGAAGGAAATGGAAATATTGCGCATTTCCACGAGGGGCGTGACTTGGTCCGTCATTGGAGTTCTCCTCGGTTCTTACTTGGCGCGGGCGCGGTAGATGGTGTCGAGCCAGACGGCGACGACCAGGACCACACCGACGACGATGCGCTGGAAGGGCGTATCGATGCCCACCAGCACCATGCCGGATTGCAGCGATTGCATGACGAGCGCGCCGAGCATCGCGCCCGCTATGGTGCCGACGCCGCCGGCAAGCGAGGTGCCGCCGATGACCGCGGCCGCGATCGTATAAAGTTCGTCGAGTTCACCCTGGGCATTGGTGGCAGCGTTGAGGCGGGCAGTGGAAATTGCCGCGGCGATGGCGCACAGAACGCCCATCAGCGTGAATATCTTCACCGTGACCCAGCGGGTCTTGATGCCGGCCAGTTCCGCCGCTTCCGGGTTGCCGCCGATGGCGAAAACATAACGTCCGAAGCGCAGCCTCGTCGCGATGAAGGTCATGACGGCACCGACTGCGAGCGCCATCAGCACAGGAATGGCAATGCCGTGCGGAATGAACAGGCCGCCATCCGGCCAGGCTATGCCATTGGCATCGGCATAGTTGCGGGCAATGTTGATCGGCCAGGGATAGCTGTTGACGACAGCCACGAAACCGACGACGACGAAGCAGCCAAGCGCCACCAGGAAATATTCCGCCCAGACGGGCCGCAGCGGAAAGCCGAAACGGCGGCGCTGGTGACGGGAATTGAGGATCGCCGCGACAATAGCGACGCAGGCGACGATCGCTGCGATCCAGCTCCATGTCGCGCCGATCGAGCCGCTGGTGCCGCCGCCCATCAGGCGGAAGGTGGAATCCATCGGTGCCACGGTGCGGCCGCTGGTGACGAACCAGGTGCCGCCGCGCCAGACGAGCAGGCCACCAAGTGTTACGATGAAGGACGGCACGTTGAGGAAGGCGATGATCGAGCCCTGCAGCATGCCGATTGCGCCGCCGACGAGAATACCGACCAGAAGCGTGACGATCCATGTCGCCCAATGTTCGAAGCCGAGGATTTGCGGCAGGATTTCCGCCTGCATGACACCCATGATCATGCCGGAAAAGCCGAGGATCGACCCGACCGACAGATCGATGTTGCGGGTAACGATAACAAGCACCATGCCCGTCGCCATCACCGCGACCGAAGCGGTCTGGACGGAGAGGTTCCAGAGGTTTCTCGGCGTCAGGAACAGTCCACCCGAAAGAATATGGAAACCGATCCAGATCAGAAGAAGCGCGCCGACCATGCCAAGCAGCCGCGTATCGAGCTCCGTGGCACTGATGAAACGCGAAATCGAGCCGGTCTTTTCCGTCTTGGGGGACGTCGTGGAATTGGATTGTGTCATGTCGGCCATGGACTGCCGGTCCTCCTTACATCTGAAAGGCGCCGCGCCACCTGTTCGTGACGCGGCGCCCAAACATCAACCTAACGGTCTCAGTTGCAGGCCTTGACTGATCCGGCCTTCACACCCTGGCAGGCCGTTTCCTTCTTGATCCAGCCGGCGTCGATGACAGTGCCGAGATTGTCCTTGGTGATGGCGATCGGCTTGAGGAAGACCGACTGCATCGTGACCTTCTTCGGCCCGCCATCAAAGGCGGTGACGCCCTTGATCTCGGTCATCTTCTTGCCGCCGGCCAATGCAAGCGCGATGCCGGCCGCTTCCTTGCCGAGTTCGCGGCTGTCCTTCCAGACGGATACCGTCTGCGTGCCGAGCGCAACGCGATTGAGCGCGGCGAAGTCAGCGTCCTGACCGGAGACCGGAACCGAACCCGCCATGCCCTGCGCGGCGAGAGCGGCGATTGCACCACCGGCCGTGCCATCGTTCGAGGCGACGACCGCATCGACCTTGTTGTTGTTCTTGGTCAGGAACTGCTCCATGTTCTTCTGGGCATTTTCCGGCTTCCAGCCATCGGTATAGGCTTCGCCGACATTCTTGATCTTGCCCGACGACATGGCGGCCTTCAGCACTTCCTGCTGGCCGGCAAAAAGAAAGTCCGCATTCGGATCGGAAGACGAACCCTTGATGAAGACGTAATTGCCTTCCGGCTTGACCTTGAAGACTTCGGCGGCCTGCAGGCGACCGACTTCCTTGTTGTCGAAGGTGATGTAGAAGGCGTTCTTGTTTTCGATCAGGCGGTCATAACCGACAACCGGAATACCCTCGGCAACGGCCTTTTCAACGGCCGGGCCAATCGCATCGCTGTCCTGCGCCAGGATGATCAGCGCGTTGGCGCCCTGGGAAATCAGTGATTCCACGTCGGTCAGCTGCTTTGCGGCGGACGACTGCGCATCGGCAGAAATATACTTCGCACCGGCCTTGTCGAGCGCTGCCTTGATGGCCGCCTCATCCGTCTTCCAGCGTTCTTCCTGGAAATTTGACCAGGAAACGCCAACGACGAGATCAGCCGCGATGGCAGCGGTGTGCAGGGAAACGAGTACAGCCGTACCCGCCAAAAGCTTGGCAAATGAATTCATGATGTCCTCCCGGTAGGGGCGAAGCCCCGCACCTCCATGCAGGGAAAACGCCCGGAAAAAGCTGTCGGTCTCTGTGGTTTCACAATTTTCTCGACAGTCGAGAAAATTAATGTCAGAGATTCCTCATGCTGTCAACAACGGCTGCGGGCAGCATCCGGGTGCCTTGATCTTGCTCGTGGCATGCGCCATCAGAGGGGATAAGCACGACAGGAAAAAAGGCCGTTCAGGGAGCATGCCCCAGCCCATGTCCGCCATTGCAAGCACGGAACTGGTGCGCCAGAAAAACAGCCTGTCGGTGATGGCAGCATTGCGCCTTTATGGCAGCCTGTCCCACACGGACATGTCGTCCTTCACCGGTCTCGCCTCTGCCACCGTCTCCGTCATCACCACCGATCTGGAACGGACTGGCCTCATCCTGCGTAAGGAACAGATCGCCGCTGCCGGCCGCGGACGGCCGCGCATCCTCTTTGCACCTAACGGCGCCTTCTGCCACGTCGCGATCATCATCATCTCGTCCGACAGCGTGCAATATTCACTGGTCGATTATGCCGGCAAGCTGGTGGACCGTTTCACCGAGCAGAGGATTACGGCTGAAAAAGGCTCGTTCGGCGGCTCGATCCTCTCAGGCCTCGCAAGGCTTGCAGACCGCTCGCGTATCGACCGGCACGATATTCTTCAGGTGTCGATCAGCAGCAAGGGGCTTGTGGACGCGGCAGCGGCGGTGCTCGTCTGGTCTCCGGTGCTCGGCACCGAAAAGATAGATTTCCAGCAATTGATTTCGCAGGGCGGTCGCATCCGCGTGACGCTGAACAACGAAACGCTGCTGGCCGCAAAAGCCATCTGGATGCGAGAGCAGGCAAAAGACGGCCCAAAACCGGAAGCCCTCGTCACCCTGTCGCTCGGCCACAGCATCGGTCTCGGCATTGCCCGCTCCGGAGCCGGCACAATCGAGGTCAGCGCCCCCAATTTCGGCCATATGCTGCACCTCGCCGATGGCGCTTTGTGCCGTTGCGGCACCAGAGGCTGTATCGAGGCCTATTCGGGCTTCTACGCCATCCTACGCTCGGCTTTTGAAGCACCGCCGCAGGCGGAGCCGGCAAAATTCGTACCTGTCGCAGAGGTGGACAAGATCGCCGCTTCAGCCCGCGCCGGCGCGCGCATGGCCCGCTTCGCCTTCCGCACCGCCGGCCTTGCGCTCGGCAACGGCCTTTCGCGCCTGTTCAGCCTGCATGGCCATATGCCGGTCTTCATCACCGGACCCGGCACACGTTATTTCGATCTTCTGGAAAGCGGCCTGCGCGACGGGCTTGCCCAATCGCAGGCCGTCCGTTTCGGCGGCATGCCCAAAATCACCATCGCCGCCAATGAGCCGGAACTGGTGTTCGAGGGCCATATGGAACACGCGCTTTCCGCCGCTGATGACTATATTCTGAGCGCCGAGGGCGCTCAGAAGCCCGTGCGGAATTCGGGAGCCTGAGAGGGCGGGCGGCCGATGTTCAGGCCCTCTGCGCCATGGCTTCCGGCTTTTCCCTGATACCTGTCAGCACAGCCACGAATTCGTCGAGAGCGGCAGCTTCGTCCTTGCTCAAACGCAGGCCCTGTTTCGTGCGGCGCCAGAGAATATCCTCGGCCGAAAAGGCCCATTCATTCTCCACCAGCCAGCGCACTTCACATTCGTAGACGGTGCCGCCGAAATGCCGGCCGAGGCCGGAAATATCGGTGGCAGCGCCGAGCAGGTTCGCTGCTTTCGTGCCGTAGTTTTTGACGAGCCGGTAGGCATGGCGTTCGTCCAGGAAGGGATAACGCGAGAGAAGCGTCTTCACCTGCGCGTCAAATCGTTGAACGCCGAAATCGCCGCCCGGCAGGTGGGAGCCCGCTGTCCATGGCTTGCCTTTTTCGCCGATCGCCGCGCCGATCTTTTCCAGCGCGTGTTCCGCCAGCCGCCGGTAGGTGGTGAGCTTGCCGCCGAAAATATTGAGGAGCGGCGCTTCGCCTTCGGCTTGCTCCACCTTCAGCACGTAATCGCGGGTTGCTTCCTGCGCTTTCGAAGCGCCATCGTCAAAGAGCGGCCGCACGCCGGAATAGGTCCAGACGATATCCTCGGGACGCACCGGCTCGCTGAAATAGTCGCTCGCCGCATTGCAGAGATAGGAGATTTCCTCCTCGGAAATGCGCACCTTGGCCGGATCGCCCTTATAGTCGCGGTCCGTGGTGCCGATCAGCGTAAAATCCTGCTCATAGGGAATGGCGAAGATGATGCGGTTGTCCGGATTCTGGAAGAAATAGGCGCGCGGATCGGAAAACTTCCTGCGCACGATGATGTGGCTACCCTGCACGAGGCGGACATTGTGCACGTCATTGCGGCCGAACACACCTGACAGCACATTGTCCACCCACGGGCCGGCGGCATTGACCAGCATGCGGGCCTTGTGCATGGCCGGCCGGCCGGTTTTTTCGTCCAGCGTCTCGATGAGCCACAGCCTGCCTTCGCGCCGCGCCGAAACAACCCGTGTGCGGTTCATGATCGTCGCGCCACGATCCGCCGCATCGCGTGCATTGAGAACCACGAAACGGGCATCATCCACCCAGCCGTCGGAATATTCGAAAGCCTTGGCGAAAACAGGCTTCAGCGGTTTGCCAGCCGGGTCCTTGCGAAGATCGAGCGTCCGCGTCGGCG
This is a stretch of genomic DNA from Agrobacterium fabrum str. C58. It encodes these proteins:
- a CDS encoding BTAD domain-containing putative transcriptional regulator, translated to MMFHEGTNVAGNAELIPIRLFGTPRCEAVRDAFFPSKGFALTAALILAPNQSLSRQYAASLLWENVEQKRALGNLRQLILRLQKLPSEDDAILLTEGNDLKAGALAQRTDLAIFLAGARAEDPMRRLNALLEFGGDLLEGLEAGQDHLYLWLLSERRRLKDLFFSSYTQLLEELTRFGRASSNDIARLAECACKIEPEREETYRAAMAAYARVGNISACEGMYQLLMEQLRQEDRSPEAETVALKRRIQSLAATIAGPVEPEEGSRRQVLAKPRVAFVRPARVDGQPVPTVIHAFVEDVANSLVRYRTFTVLSPHSTFALAHDRVDDSYAMLRADYRIISTVFDDSRMSVALIEDASGEIVWSLEAVLTERHIHAAFRLLSKQVAAALAREIERLQVEPDRNHSGEAYRQLLEGQQLLRGKCDLPLLRRARSLFRKAVDLDHSLAVARARVAQSLQLEWLMLGGNDPHLLHRAKAEADASVEIDPALGVGHWMCAVVALYQRDFDISAEKFFEAEALAPNSADLLLQHADALAHFGDAEIAWDKFQQAINLNPLAPDIYWWAGASIAFKRQDYGTAVELCGRMENDEPALRVLTASHALHGDLLAARESGSRLQENYPGMTAREISSLSPDRDPIANERFYHALRLAGIK
- a CDS encoding YcaO-like family protein, with product MSATTASGQADASFFDPGLLRRFGITRVGDVTGLDIIGIPVWFAARPNSRGLSVSQGKGLFADQARLSAIMEAIEGAVAEETRRHVTAFGSIEEMRNKGVPLIPFETVGRIDPDALDLRKERAWVKGTSIRQQQEVFAPYELIGMDFRAEFPWDRQAFRMSSQGLAAGFEQDHAVLHALLELIENDASFLVDTFETRAITPQPFLLSAGMDSLLDDLIQHLSNIGLPPSFFDLTNALGVPVVMASLPRSLQAEDGPATRSAAGAACRPNTHAAAMAALLEAIQSRLTDISGARDDLSPLRYQRDLSTSGPTASRAQPLRQMPADLNFPESDLSLPPWRQLAEHLFARGIEDIHVFPLETEVSGLHVVRILASGLAPAGGGLQHISPRTLDHLLNLGGT
- a CDS encoding TfuA-like protein; this encodes MQPVVFAGPSIHGIADEHLSGLDRRGPAACGDIFDAVRQGARTIGLIDGLYGDCAAVWHKEILFALSSGIAVFGAASMGALRAAECEAFGMIGIGDIFEAYRDSHRVSDADVAVSHAPGELGYRPLTIALVDAEATLAACGDAITPEEYDALASAARTLHFTRRTWRAVAAEAGLGPPTANLLAANAVSTKRNDAARLLAALKGEPLPSPVPQSWKLQNTLFFQQLAARRVAGEEAS
- a CDS encoding helix-turn-helix domain-containing protein — protein: MQAKLPSPIDVHVGTQIRMRRKSLGMSQSALAGRLGITFQQVQKYEKGANRVGASRLQAIASILGVEVSSLFANATPDGGAANPALGTINAMQTFVASNEGFSLNQAFSRIKSVAVRRSIVALVTSLAASETAENAGTPTDKSDD
- a CDS encoding ATP-binding cassette domain-containing protein, with protein sequence MTDQVTPLVEMRNISISFGGIHAVENASVDLFPGEVVALLGHNGAGKSTLIKILSGAYRRDGGEILINGEDADIRNPRDAKKYGIETIYQTLAVADNVDAAANLYLGRELKTKWGTLDDVAMEASAREVMGRLNPNFRRFKEPVKALSGGQRQSVAIARAILFDARILIMDEPTAALGPQETAQVGDLVKELKRQGIGIFLISHDIHDVFDLADRVFVMKNGKVVGHARTEDVTKDEVLGMIILGKVPAGAVAGPGAVVS
- a CDS encoding sugar ABC transporter permease translates to MADMTQSNSTTSPKTEKTGSISRFISATELDTRLLGMVGALLLIWIGFHILSGGLFLTPRNLWNLSVQTASVAVMATGMVLVIVTRNIDLSVGSILGFSGMIMGVMQAEILPQILGFEHWATWIVTLLVGILVGGAIGMLQGSIIAFLNVPSFIVTLGGLLVWRGGTWFVTSGRTVAPMDSTFRLMGGGTSGSIGATWSWIAAIVACVAIVAAILNSRHQRRRFGFPLRPVWAEYFLVALGCFVVVGFVAVVNSYPWPINIARNYADANGIAWPDGGLFIPHGIAIPVLMALAVGAVMTFIATRLRFGRYVFAIGGNPEAAELAGIKTRWVTVKIFTLMGVLCAIAAAISTARLNAATNAQGELDELYTIAAAVIGGTSLAGGVGTIAGAMLGALVMQSLQSGMVLVGIDTPFQRIVVGVVLVVAVWLDTIYRARAK
- the xylF gene encoding D-xylose ABC transporter substrate-binding protein, producing the protein MNSFAKLLAGTAVLVSLHTAAIAADLVVGVSWSNFQEERWKTDEAAIKAALDKAGAKYISADAQSSAAKQLTDVESLISQGANALIILAQDSDAIGPAVEKAVAEGIPVVGYDRLIENKNAFYITFDNKEVGRLQAAEVFKVKPEGNYVFIKGSSSDPNADFLFAGQQEVLKAAMSSGKIKNVGEAYTDGWKPENAQKNMEQFLTKNNNKVDAVVASNDGTAGGAIAALAAQGMAGSVPVSGQDADFAALNRVALGTQTVSVWKDSRELGKEAAGIALALAGGKKMTEIKGVTAFDGGPKKVTMQSVFLKPIAITKDNLGTVIDAGWIKKETACQGVKAGSVKACN
- a CDS encoding ROK family transcriptional regulator, encoding MSAIASTELVRQKNSLSVMAALRLYGSLSHTDMSSFTGLASATVSVITTDLERTGLILRKEQIAAAGRGRPRILFAPNGAFCHVAIIIISSDSVQYSLVDYAGKLVDRFTEQRITAEKGSFGGSILSGLARLADRSRIDRHDILQVSISSKGLVDAAAAVLVWSPVLGTEKIDFQQLISQGGRIRVTLNNETLLAAKAIWMREQAKDGPKPEALVTLSLGHSIGLGIARSGAGTIEVSAPNFGHMLHLADGALCRCGTRGCIEAYSGFYAILRSAFEAPPQAEPAKFVPVAEVDKIAASARAGARMARFAFRTAGLALGNGLSRLFSLHGHMPVFITGPGTRYFDLLESGLRDGLAQSQAVRFGGMPKITIAANEPELVFEGHMEHALSAADDYILSAEGAQKPVRNSGA
- a CDS encoding glycerol-3-phosphate dehydrogenase, giving the protein MSGENNIFDLFVIGGGINGCGIARDAVGRGYSVALAEKGDFASGTSSAATKLIHGGLRYLEHYEFRLVREALMEREILWAMAPHVIWPMRFILPVQKGGVRPSWMVRLGLFLYDNLGGRKLLPPTRTLDLRKDPAGKPLKPVFAKAFEYSDGWVDDARFVVLNARDAADRGATIMNRTRVVSARREGRLWLIETLDEKTGRPAMHKARMLVNAAGPWVDNVLSGVFGRNDVHNVRLVQGSHIIVRRKFSDPRAYFFQNPDNRIIFAIPYEQDFTLIGTTDRDYKGDPAKVRISEEEISYLCNAASDYFSEPVRPEDIVWTYSGVRPLFDDGASKAQEATRDYVLKVEQAEGEAPLLNIFGGKLTTYRRLAEHALEKIGAAIGEKGKPWTAGSHLPGGDFGVQRFDAQVKTLLSRYPFLDERHAYRLVKNYGTKAANLLGAATDISGLGRHFGGTVYECEVRWLVENEWAFSAEDILWRRTKQGLRLSKDEAAALDEFVAVLTGIREKPEAMAQRA